In Brachypodium distachyon strain Bd21 chromosome 2, Brachypodium_distachyon_v3.0, whole genome shotgun sequence, one genomic interval encodes:
- the LOC100827575 gene encoding uncharacterized protein LOC100827575, translating into MWALNMKAGGPCLTPIRPAPTARAGAPLAAGGKTGAWSARRRHGPVLRHLVAMRASGKRAKNGPGDDEEAKNKASSSGSDDASVPTGDSSDGSNGPHDESKPSEPIDISNSNYWRDVRANLVRREQELLVDSSAPAESKASSGESVPQLPQRWAHPITMPEAGCVLVATEVLDDDSIFERTVILLLRLGSRGTFDGPFGVILNRPLYTKIKNVNPSSFQDQTTPFGDCSLFFGGPVDMSMFLVRTSDSSRLKGFEEVIPGICFGFRTELEKAGVLMKSGAIRTQDLRFFVGHAAWDYEQLLSEIRAGYWAVASCSTELIGDAVSTDPSCLWTDILQLMGGHYSELSQKPKQDSS; encoded by the exons ATGTGGGCCCTCAACATGAAGGCCGGCGGGCCCTGCCTCACGCCGATTCGCCCCGCCCCCACCGCTCGGGCCGGGGcacccctcgccgccggcggcaagacGGGTGCTTGGTCCGCGCGGAGGAGGCATGGCCCGGTGCTGAGGCACCTCGTGGCGATGCGCGCGTCGGGGAAAAGAGCCAAGAACGGccccggcgacgacgaggaagccAAGAACAAGGCATCCTCTTCCG GAAGTGATGACGCATCTGTTCCAACAGGAGATAGCTCTGATGGATCGAACGGACCACATGATGAATCAAAACCCAGTGAGCCAATTGATATTTCTAACAGCAATTACTGGAGAGATGTCAGAGCAAACCTTGTGCGGCGGGAACAG GAGCTACTGGTAGATTCAAGTGCTCCTGCAGAGTCAAAGGCATCCTCAGGAGAATCAGTACCCCAGCTTCCTCAAAGGTGGGCTCACCCTATTACAATGCCTGAGGCAGGGTGTGTCTTGGTAGCTACCGAGGTGCTTGATGATGACAGCATCTTCGAAAGAACTGTTATTCTCCTCCTCAGACTAGGGTCGCGAGGTACCTTTGATGGCCCATTCGGAGTCATCCTGAATCGTCCACTTTACACAAAGATAAAAAATGTGAATCCATCATCATTCCAAGACCAAACAACTCCTTTCGGTGACTGCTCCCTCTTCTTTGGAGGCCCTGTTGACATGAGCATGTTCTTGGTACGGACTAGCGACAGCTCACGTCTCAAGGGGTTCGAGGAAGTGATACCAGGCATCTGCTTCGGCTTTCGGACTGAGCTGGAGAAGGCCGGTGTTCTGATGAAGAGTGGTGCGATCAGAACCCAGGACCTGAGGTTCTTTGTGGGACATGCAGCTTGGGATTACGAGCAACTGCTAAGCGAGATCAGGGCAGGATACTGGGCTGTTGCTTCTTGTAGCACAGAACTGATCGGTGATGCAGTGTCAACCGATCCATCTTGTCTCTGGACTGATATATTGCAGCTTATGGGAGGGCATTATTCAGAGCTCAGCCAGAAACCGAAGCAAGACAGCTCGTAG
- the LOC104583159 gene encoding cell wall adhesin EAP1-like, whose product MKLSWLDVESSGDETGYVAGAQTALPTAEEEDEDDAPLVRRPRAPAAAAASAAAASAVAASTATGAAATPRGSVAPPKRRIFRGYSLKLNPPKDSTPAGAGKRGRTDPAPVAPSKKPHTGASASASRASAGASGAATTAAADPITVEEEPAAGPIAPTTGAGDAVIDLTTDVEDAGLRDKPEAAPAPSPAAPDTTVAAPTIATGPGPGSASPASQAGGTDPAAT is encoded by the exons atGAAACTCAGCTGGCTCGACGTCGAGTCCTCCGGTGATGAGACTGGCTATGTTGCCGGGGCCCAGACGGCCCTCccgacggcggaggaggaggacgaggacgacgcgcCTCTAGTGCGGAGACCAAGGGCGCccgcagcagcggccgcctccgcagcGGCCGCTAGTGCCGTGGCGGCTTCCACGGCAACCGGGGCTGCGGCAACCCCACGAGGGTCCGTGGCTCCGCCCAAGCGGAGAATCTTCCGTGGCTActcgctcaagctcaaccccccgaa GGATAGCACCCCGGcaggagccggcaagagggggaggaccGACCCTGCACCCGtcgcgccgagcaagaagccgcACACTGGGGCCAGTGCCAGTGCTAGTCGGGCTAGCGcgggggccagcggcgccgccaccacggcTGCTGCCGACCCGATTacagtggaggaggagcccgcagcAG GCCCCATTGCGCCCACAACGGGGGCGGGCGACgcggtgatcgacctcaccaCTGACGTCGAGGACGCAGGGTTGAGGGACAAGCCAGAGGCGGCTCCCGCGccaagccccgccgccccagacacaacggtggcggcgcccaccATCGCTACCGGACCGGGGCCCGGCAGCGCGTCCCCGGCCTCGCAGGCCGGAGGCACGGATCCCGCGGCTACCTAG
- the LOC100827883 gene encoding GDSL esterase/lipase At1g71691 gives MASPKAMILFLLLLACGCATAQLFPRPPWNFTFPTGPGDAAAGGTGGGVGGPSVPAMFVFGDSLTDNGNNNDLTSLAKANYLPYGIDFAGGPTGRFSNGYTMVDAIAELLGLPLLPSNNEVSSADGNDGALHGVNYASAAAGILDNTGQNFVGRIPFNEQIKNFQGTLDKIKGRLGASKLSGSLGRSIFYVGMGSNDYLNNYLMPNYNTRNEYNGDQYSTLLVQHYTKQLTSLYNLGARRFVIAGVGSMACIPNMRARNPRNMCSPDVDDLIVPFNSKVKGMVNTLNVNLPRARFIYVDTFEMISEVLRNPLNYGFSVVDRGCCGIGRNRGVITCLPFLRPCPNRSTYIFWDAFHPTERVNVLLGKAAYSGGTDLAYPMNIQQLAAWQP, from the exons ATGGCAAGCCCCAAGGCAAtgatcctcttcctcctgctcctaGCATGCGGCTGCGCCACGGCGCAGCTGTtcccgcggccgccgtggaACTTCACGTTCCCGACGGGCCCCGGCGACGCAGCAGCAGGGGGGACGGGCGGGGGCGTCGGCGGGCCGTCGGTGCCGGCGATGTTCGTGTTCGGAGACTCGCTGACGGACAACGGCAACAACAACGACCTCACTTCGCTGGCCAAGGCCAACTACCTCCCCTACGGCATCGATTTCGCCGGCGGGCCTACCGGCCGCTTCTCCAACGGCTACACCATGGTCGACGCCATAG CTGAGCTTCTTGGGCTGCCCCTGCTGCCATCGAACAACGAGGTGTCCAGCGCCGACGGCAACGACGGCGCCCTCCACGGCGTGAACTATgcgtcggccgccgccgggatcCTCGACAACACGGGGCAGAACTTT GTGGGGCGCATCCCGTTCAACGAGCAGATCAAGAACTTCCAGGGGACGCTGGACAAGATCAAGGGGAGGCTGGGCGCCAGCAAGCTGTCCGGGTCGCTGGGCCGCAGCATCTTCTACGTGGGGATGGGCAGCAACGACTACCTGAACAACTACCTGATGCCCAACTACAACACCCGGAACGAGTACAACGGCGACCAGTACTCCACGCTCCTCGTGCAGCACTACACCAAGCAGCTCACC AGCCTGTACAATTTGGGCGCCCGGAGGTTCGTGATCGCGGGGGTGGGgtcgatggcatgcatcccgaACATGCGCGCGAGGAACCCTCGCAACATGTGCTCCCCGGACGTGGACGACCTCATCGTGCCCTTCAACAGCAAGGTGAAGGGCATGGTGAACACGCTCAACGTCAACCTCCCGCGCGCCAGGTTCATCTACGTCGACACCTTCGAGATGATCTCCGAGGTCCTCCGGAACCCCTTGAACTACG GGTTCAGCGTGGTGGACAGGGGTTGCTGCGGGATCGGGAGGAACCGGGGCGTGATCACGTGCCTGCCGTTCCTGCGGCCGTGCCCGAACCGGAGCACCTACATCTTCTGGGACGCCTTCCACCCCACGGAGAGGGTCAACGTGCTCCTCGGCAAGGCCGCTTACTCTGGCGGCACTGACCTCGCCTACCCCATGAACATCCAGCAGCTCGCCGCGTGGCAGCCCTAG